The DNA sequence GGTCACACATTATGATTAGGTAATACAAGTAACCAGGTCTTTTGGAATACTATTGAACTATactaaactatttaaaaattaatttttagaatccCAACCCTTATGTTTCCATGGCAAGTCACATACATTACAGCAAGCCTCATTAGCCTTTGGAAGTAGGCAGGGAGAAGTGGTATTCCCaatttataggtgagaaaaagaTTCAACAAATAATTGACTTACACAAAATCCCCTTCCCATTAACCAGTGGTTCCAGGGCTACATTTTGATTCTTTTGCTTATTCCACTATCCTAGGCTGCACGTACACAAGGAAAGGGCCAGCTTGTATTCCAAAATTcaatttccttgtttcttctcCGAAAATTCATAGGTTGCCCATTCCTTCCATCCTCCAGCATAGTGTTGAGCACTAAAAACATACATCAAATAATTAGTTCTCCTGCTTTATAGCACAAGGTTCATAGGAACTTTAGAGATAAGAAATTTAGAGATTTAGAGATGCCATGGCTTCTCACCATACTATTTAGACTTTGAGCCTATTTGAAAGATTGTAGGATGAAAAGTAGAGACTCCTAGTCTATAAGAGTCTATAGTCTGTCCTGCCATTACTAACATAGTAATTATAAGGAATTCTTCAGTAGGCCAATAAAAATAGACCCATGAAATACTGCAATACATACTCTTAAACCCATTTTTATCCTTCATCTACACACCTGTTAAAGCCCAGAGATATTGCTGTGTCCATAGCCTTCTTGCTTCTCACTCCGGCTAAACAAGAAAACACTAGACTGTCAGATTTGGATGGCTTTACTTCATTGTACTTCTCTTTGAAGTCTTTTGGGTTCATCTGTAGAGCTTCATCTACGTTATCcactgaaagaaaatgttaagaatttcaattaaattttagaTACAGTCAGTTACTGGATATATATTTCTAATGAATCAGTTAAGACACATGTCACTTACATGGTATATTGACAGACCCGGGGATTTTTCCATACTCAAGAATTTCCCATGGTTCTCTAACATcaattaacataatttttttggACTTCAAGAGGTTTTTAAGTTCCATATAAGTGACATCTTTACAAATAGCAGTGCAAAAATTGTTGCAGCTTCCTTTTATTGACTTCAAAcctggaaagaataaaataatttaggtaCTTTCAAAATGACATCTCTATTAATATCTGGAAAGAGTAGGTCAAAGGAATTTTCCCCATTGTTCCAGTCAGCTAACCATATTGATCTTTTGACTTTACTAAACTGTATAATCAATGTATATAATTTGCATACAGTCTGACTGAACAGTAAGCTGCAGCCCTATCCTGCCCTGCATACTTATGGCTGGTCTTGGGCCACCTCCAATATTCTACTCTCTCCAAGCCCTTTAATTGGGGGGAGAGTTTATAAATACACATTCAACATTTGGTAACTGAATTTTGCAAATAATTTGTAAATCTTACCCTAATCTAAGTTTTTCTTGTATAGTAGAGTCATATTAAACCGACGTTTACCTTTCTCTTATTCAGcaagcagtggggtgggggggaggggtggagaacaGGAAGAGTAATCAGTAAGActggatttccttcctttccacttGATCAGCAAAAGCCTGAAGCAAGCATggtccctttttttaaaaaaattttatttatttatttatttatttggctgcaccgagtcttagttgtggcaggcgggatcttcACTGCCGCCTGCGGGATCCTCActgcggcatgcagaatcttcttttagttgcggcacgtgggatcttcattacagcatgcgggatctttagttgcggtatgtgggatctagttacctgaccagggagcaaacccaggccccctgcattgggagcacggagtcttagccacttgaccaccagggaagtcccaagtatgGTCCCTTGATGAGTCTCAGCTCCCCCAAGCCTCTCACGGTGTGAGTCTGTACTCCACACTAATTATTTAAAgctatagtgtgtgtgtgttgttgtacAACATGGCCTCCACTTGTAAATTAACCACTTCATCTGATGCTCAACCAAAGAAACAGTGAACTGCTCCTACAGCAAAGAAAAACTGGCTGTTTGGGATCCCTGAGAGATGATGTGTGGTTCTCTTGAGGAATTTCAAGAGTAATACACGCTATACCTAATTTTCACTTTTTGAGCTTAAACTTTGAATAAACTCCAATTTTGCTGTTTCCACACAGGTAAATCCAACCTCACCTGGTTACTCCCTACAGCCTACATTACAGGATATACAGTCCAAGCTT is a window from the Balaenoptera musculus isolate JJ_BM4_2016_0621 chromosome 12, mBalMus1.pri.v3, whole genome shotgun sequence genome containing:
- the TSTD3 gene encoding thiosulfate sulfurtransferase/rhodanese-like domain-containing protein 3 gives rise to the protein MRLLRLLHLSGRQAILGSAEAALWGLKSIKGSCNNFCTAICKDVTYMELKNLLKSKKIMLIDVREPWEILEYGKIPGSVNIPLDNVDEALQMNPKDFKEKYNEVKPSKSDSLVFSCLAGVRSKKAMDTAISLGFNSAQHYAGGWKEWATYEFSEKKQGN